In Prochlorococcus marinus CUG1415, the sequence GGATATTTAGATGATGGAACAATGGTTGTTATTGATGAAGCGAAGGATTTTGTCGGAAGCAGATTAGATATTGTCATAACAGGCGCACTACAAACCCCCACAGGAAGAATGGTCTTTGGAAAACTGATAAATAATCCTGAGTCAAACAAATCTTTTAAATCACCAGCGACACAGGGCTAAATCTAGCTAGAATCAAATCAATCTTATTTTTGTGATACAAATGACTGTATCTGCTCCTTATTACGGCGAGAACACCGTTATGAGGACTCCGCCCCCAGATCTGCCCTCTCTTTTACTAAAAGAGAGAATTGTCTACCTCGGTTTACCATTATTTTCAGATGATGATGCGAAGAGACAATTAGGAATGGATGTTACTGAGCTAATAATTGCTCAACTTCTTTACCTTGAGTTTGAGGATCCAGAAAAACCTATCTATTTCTATATCAATTCAACCGGAACAAGTTGGTACACTGGTGACGCTGTTGGTTTCGAAACAGAAGCTTTCGCTATCTGCGATACCATAAGCTACATTAAACCTCCAGTACATACAATCTGTATCGGTCAAGCAATGGGGACTGCTGCAGTGATCCTTTCATCTGGAACCAAGGGTCAAAGAGCAGCTCTTCCGCACGCCTCTATTGTTTTACA encodes:
- a CDS encoding ATP-dependent Clp protease proteolytic subunit, with amino-acid sequence MTVSAPYYGENTVMRTPPPDLPSLLLKERIVYLGLPLFSDDDAKRQLGMDVTELIIAQLLYLEFEDPEKPIYFYINSTGTSWYTGDAVGFETEAFAICDTISYIKPPVHTICIGQAMGTAAVILSSGTKGQRAALPHASIVLHQPISGARGQATDIQIRAEEVLKNKKSMLEILSRNTGKTIEELSKDSDRMSYLNPQEALDYGVIDRILTSQKDLPNKI